The Cervus elaphus chromosome 9, mCerEla1.1, whole genome shotgun sequence genomic interval GTTAAAGGTCAAGTGTGCTGCCACCCAGGATTTCTGGTTCCCACGGAAACGCTCTGCCCTCTTCCTCACATAAGTAGCCCCTCGGGTGTTTTGCTTCCCATGCTGCTTCTCTGAGTTGCCCCCCAGTAAGCCGGCTTTACTCTGTAGGGCTGACCTCCTCTCTGAAGGCACATCGACCACCCTTGGGGCCTCCTAAACCTCTGTGCCTTGAGGCACTGAGCCCTGCACCCCCCACAGGCAAGTGCCCTCTTCGGACTGAAAGGCTGGAAGAAACGGCTGATGCAAAACACCATTTGTATTGCATCCCGTGGCATGGCAGAGGAAGTGGACCTGCATTTCGAGCATCCCCACGTCAGCAGTTGAGAGCTCTCTTCTTCAGGCTCAGATATGCATTTGTGAGGCCACTGAAATCACAGAATGGAAATTGTGTCCCAGTTTCTCATCCGCAGCTGTCTTCATGGTAACAGGGCACGGCCATGTGCTACGGGTACTTAGTGATCTTAGAAATAAACTCATCCACATTCAtcgcatttatttatttacttacttacttacccaTCCTAAGTGACTGGGAACAAAGATGCCATCTGGCTAGCCAGGCCCCAAAAGATGGAAGCAGACAGCTGATTCTGTATTTCTGcccttcatatatttcacagtgCATAATCACTGGAAACTTATTCTTCCAGCTACCATTCCAGAACTGAAATCCAGACTTTGGCCTTTTCCAAGAGATCAGAGGCTCTGCCGTCACTTACCCCTTTCCAATGCAGTAACAAACAGTTGGATACCATAATATAGCCTTTATCCGGCAGTGGCTCTCCAATTTGCCATGGACAGCCCAGCCCAGGCTCCCTCCTGCCCCAGCTTGTCTCACTCCAGCCAGTTAAGTCTGCAAACTTTGATCTGGTATTTTGCCCCCAATCTAGAGCCaccaaatctgaatttcagagagATGAAGCTCCAAGATTAGAAGTGTGGTCTGGTTCCACCACACTCTGGACCCCAACCAGAGTCAGAGGGGTCCTGTGGCTGATAAGAATAAAACTGAATCCCTGATGCAAGGCTTCCTCCTGTGACTGTAAACAGTTGGGCTCCATGTCCCAGGTCTTATAGCTGGCCCTCTGACCGCCCCACCTCCTGGCCACACTCTGGGGAACAGTCATTGCCCACGTCCTTTTAGCTTTTATGTTGTAAAGCCTGTTCAAAGGACTTTCTCAGTAATTGCTTATTTATTCCAGGCAGCTGCATCCAAGGACTGAATACACATGATTTTATTAGAAGACCTGGGAGCACATCCTAAACCCTGTTCTATATTCCCTCTATGACCTTTATTGAGTGAGTTATTTCTCCCTCTGAGCCTCCGTGTACCCCTCCTTGAAACGGACAATCATACCCATCACAAAAAAATGGCTTAACCACTGCAACATAAGAGTGTCCTAGAGCATTACAGAGGGGGTACTTTCTCTGCACAAGTTTGTGCTTTGATTTTGATAGCAATGCAGCGAAGAACTAAACCCAGCCCAAAAGATTTTACCTTCTTTTTACTTCCAAGCAAATGCAATGACCTGCTATGTCTGGATATTATCTACTCTGGTCCCATGCTCTGCCTGAAGGTGGCATGACCAGGGCCTATAGTTCATGCAAGTCCTTGGTCCATGGCTTGCAGCCAAACTTTTGCCAACATGTTTAACCAACCCCCGTGTGACTGTGGGACATAAGAGGAGTCCAGAGGAGGAAACATTGTGCCCCCAgctgttttttaaattctatagtaTATAACAGTTAAGAATGTAAGTGTCAGAGCCCAATTTCCTGGATTTGAAGCTGAGTTACTGCACTTTTTAAAGCCTAGTTTctatatttgtataaaataagAACAGCCATCATGCTGACCTTATAAGGGGGTTTTGAGCATTAAGTGAGTTGACACATATTAAGTGCTTGGAATGCTCCTTGGCATGTATTAGGTTGAACCATAAGAAATTACTAACATTGGATGGTGTTTGACATAAGAAACTAGTAGTCTCACATGAACCAACCTGGTTTTAAGTACTTACCAGGGGTTAGCTCTTTTGCTTGCTTTCTGCAGGGTAGAGATAGAACCTCAGTCATAGATGGACAATCACAATTTTCTTTGACTTTACTTGTGTCTCTCAGGGACAGGCTTTTTCCTTACCAGCATAGAAACTGGAAAGCAAGTAACTGtgctttcctctccaggggagtGCAGACAAGAGATTTGAACATGATCTGTGGACCCCTTCTGGGTACAGGCATGCATTCCCCCTTGGCATGGTCTGGCACTTCCTTCGCTCAAAAAAGAAGGGAATGTTGCCACATACTACTGCAGGAGTCCTCGTCCCCACACCAGCAGTTAGGAGGCTGTCTGAGGGGCTCTTGCCTGCATGAAAGGCATCTGTCAGGTAGCAATACTGGTGTGCAAGGCGCATATGCAAGGTGCACATGCAATACTGGTGTGCAAGTTGCAAGCCCTCAGCAGCCTGGGGCTCTCTCTCCGGGCAGGAGCTGGAGTGGTTGCTGGAGATCAACCGGCTTACGCACCGGCTGCTGTGTAAACACATGACCCTGGACAGCTTCGACGCCATGTTTCGGGAGGCCAACCACAACGTGTCCGCCCCCTACGGCCGAATCACCCTGCATGTCTTCTGGGAGCTCAACTTCGACTTCCTCCCCAACTACTGCTATAACGGCTCCACCAACCGGTAAGGGAGTCTCCGTGCAAAGCGGCCTGGGATGGGGGTGTGCgcgcctgctaagtcacttcagtctttgaggccctgtggactgtagccctgcgggctcctctgtccatgggtttctccaggcaaggatgctggagtgggttgccatgccctcctccaggggaccttcccgacccagggatcgtaccctcatctcttacatctccttcattggcaggtggcttctttaccactagcgccacctgggggcaggggcagaagcAGCCAACTCTCTTCCTtcagaggaggctctctcagtaTCATCAGGGCCGGGCTCATGGCTAGCTTTGAATAAGTATGTGCCAGATGCGGGAAAGGGCCTGGGAAGAGTCCCCACACTTAGCAAGATGGACTTCCGGTCCTCTAAAGATTTGGGAATTTCAATCCTCTTGAGCAGAGATCTGCCAACTCCAGCCCACAAGCCACCTCTAGTTGTCAACTGTTTTTGTTCAATCCGTGAGCTAAAAGTGGTATTGATATTTTTAGAtggctggggggaaaaaaaaatccaaagaagaaTTATAATTTGGTGACAAGTGGAAATTATTTGACATTCAGAAAGTTTATTGGAGTTCTGCCATCCGTGCTCATTCATTTACAGTTGTTTATGGCTGCTCTCATGCTacagcagagctgagtagttgcaacagagaccatcTGGCTTGCAAAGCTGAACATATTTGCTATCTGGGGCTTTATAGAAAGAGTTTGCAGCACCCTACTCTTGAGGAAACCAAACTGGGTGAAGGGTCCTGGAAAAGGCTGTGCTCAGGCTCAATTCATTCTCAGCTTTCTTGACCACTGTTCTCAGCAGCCGTAAGCCCAGAGTTGAGCCTGTGAACCTGGACTGCTGTGTTCCCCTttgttctttgcgaccccatggaatatagcccaccaggctcctctgcccttggggatgctctaggcatgaatactggagtgggtggccataccctcctccaggggtcttcccaacccagggattgaacccaggtctgccgcattacaggcagattctttaccatctgagccaccaaggacatCCTTATGAAAAGGAGACAGGGGTTAAATGGGAGTTTGTCACAAGAACTGTATAGGCAACCACCTAAGAAACAGTGTGGTTGCCCCTGGTCAGGAAGGGCTCCCGCTCTGTAACCCGTGAAGAATGTTAGGACCCAGTTAACTCCTGCCCCATCTCTTTTCTCCTACTAGTTTTGTCCGGACTGCCATTCCTTTCACCCAAGAACCGCAGAGAGATAAACCCGCCAACGTCCAGCCTTATTACCTCTATGGGTCCAAGGTGAGTGGTCTTGCCTGTGTCCTACTTCTGAGAGGAACTAGTgagcaaaagaaaatagaaaagtgtTCCCCGAATCAGAAAGGCAAGAAGCATGGAGATAAAGAGGCAGCAGTGAGGTCCAGGCAGAAACAACTGCAaatatattcatctttatttGTTCACAACTAGCAAGACTGGGGTGAGCGCATACCTGGCGGGGCTGGGTTCTGGGTGGGAATGGGGAAACAGGTGAGAGGGTCTCCTTGTCTTGGCATCCCATCTCCTCCTGTTCTCGGTTGATTCATTGTCGTATCATCCTGCGATTCTGGGATTTTGTGCTCCGTAACTAGGAGGGATTTGCAGCCAGGAAGCAGTTGGGAAGGTGGAACTTTGAAGGAAATCCCAGATGGCCAGAACTACCTCTGCGAGGTCTCATCCTGTCTCTTTGCTGCTTGGTTCACAATGCTGATCCCGACACTAATGAAGCCTCCCAGGCAGTGTCTGTTCTGGACCTTCAGTCCTTTGCCAATCATCAAACAGATATTCCTTAAGCCCCAGAACATGCTGGGCAGGGCCTCCATGCTGGAGATTTAGCAGAGATCGAAGCAGACGCATCTCCACCCTCCTCCACTTCTGTTTCTTCCCTGGGAGGTGGGCACAGGGGATCACCCTGCACAGATTCACCAACACCTTGATGTATGTAGGAGATTGTCTCTTATCCTGCGGGTTTGTGTGTGAGAATGCCATGGAAGGAGTGCAGAAACATCTAAAAAGCCTAGGTTCTTCTTTGTGATAGATGAAAAATGGCCACCTCTGACCCCATTTTTCACAACGTAAGCACAGATGGACTTAGCAGTGACTGGATAAGTGTAACATGGTTAGACAAGGTGCTCCTCTAGGTATGGGAGCCCTGGTTTGGGAAGTGTAAGGAACCAAGATGAGTGCCCATCACTCGGGCCTGAAGGTGGGAAGGTGGGGCTTAGAAAGTCTCAGGCTGATGCTGAGAGAGAGCAGGTGTCTCCTCCGGAGCAGCCAGTCTGGTCAAGGCTGCTCTCTCAGGGCACCCTTCCAGACAGCCTTGTGGACAGTTCACAGGCATGGCATGAATTAACAGCGTCTCACAAAGGGACTcacttttctattctcttttaaACCTTGCTGATGGTATCAAGGAGCAAGTCTTGAGTTGGTGTCAAAATGTCTTTAACAGCTCTCCAGCAATTGCTAATTTCCCTTTTTATCAAAGAGAGCAGGCCCTAAGCTCAGAGTCCTTAGACGGTAATAGTATCCAAGtcaaaattttaatatgattttgttttcattctgctTATTATGTCTCTTTCCTTCTATTTATTATAGCAGAAGGGTGCTGGTTTTTCATTTGGGGAGTAACATGggctttcttttaaaagaagttttttaaatgactcaatataaagaaaatgcatttaataacaGTACTGATAgtctgtggtttaaaaaaaagtgaagatgGGGTACAAGTGGTGTGCAATTGGCTGAAAGTAGCAAAATACTCTAGAGCAAAGTTTCTcacatttttccaaaataatcCCCCCACCCCTGGGGCCTGGACATTTGCCTCAGCTGACTGAACATTTGCCTGGACATTTGCCTCAGCTGACTGAAAGTGCAACTAAAGAGCCTATCTTCAATTAACTCAACAATGTCCTTGAAGTGTGTTTTATTTCAGTCATGTCAGTTTCAATTTCTAACCTATAATATACTAAtggttgttttaattttaaaatagtgcttttattttctaactgAGCCCTGCTGCTCTTGATGGACCCTCCTAAGAGATGCCATCTTCCTCCCCTTGCCCACCAGGGGGGTATGTGTTTTCCAGCTTGAAAGGCTTTGTCAAAGGGCACTCATCCAACCAAGTAGCTCACAAGACCTCAGTCATTTGAGGGAAGATGAGTGGGTAGTCTACAGATGCATTTTTACAGGAGACCTATTGCATGGAGGCCTTTAAGCTACATGATGTGGGgtgcctcctccccacctctcacTACCCAAAGCGAGGCAATGCAGCCtgaccacctccctccctctgcaAGGCACCCACATCGGGGGCATGCCTGCCGGCTTCCACTGCTGCCGCTTCAGCGTCTGGTCCCGCATCTTCTCCAGAGTTTTTGCGTGGCAGCTCCACCAGGGGGAGCCCCTGCAGCCCTTCTTCCCCCTGACCTAGCCCCGGGGCCTCCTCTGGCCATCTCACCAGCCCATTGGCTTCCTCCATGTGGCCGGCTCTGTAAGACCATCGAGGTTCGTGGCACCGGATGCACCAGAACTGGAGGCAGATGAAGGCTAAGACCGCCGTGAAGCAGGCCAGCAGAATGGCCATCAGCACCCAGAGGGAGATCTGGGGGTCCACCAGGGAGCTTCCAGCGGCCAGTGGAGTCTTATCCAGGGTGTGGAACATGGTGCAGTAGTGCCTGTAGGGGAAGAGAATCTTCTTGCAGCTGATGCACAGGAAGTAGAGGGTGGACGGGGTGAGGTGTTCCAGCACCGCGGAGCTGATTGTTCGAGGCACCTTCTCCTCGTGGTGGAAACTGGAGCGAAGATAGCCAGAGAAGATGCTGTTCCCGTTGGGCCTGTATGTGATGTGGTAATAGTCCTCCAGGCAGGGCTCCGAGGACGACCAGGAGATGACGGCGCCCGTGCGAGAGACGTTCCCAACCTCGATGTTCATCTCGATTCTGAAACCAGAGTCAAAGTGAAGAGTGTCCTCTTTTAAGTGTTGATTTATGATAATCACAGCCACCGTGCATTGAGTATTCAACATGGAGACTAGTATTGCCCCCGTTTTACAGACTGAGAGATGGAGGCCAAGAGGTGACAATACTCAGCTGGGCATAGCCGAGGAATGGCAGAACCACAGTTCAGATCAGGGCCATCTCAGGCCAAAGCCAGGGGCTTGCAGGCCTAGGAAAGATGCACCCAGATTGCCCCAGCCCCATGCTGCCCTGTCTCAGAATCCTTAAATACAACATGGTTcccaaacctttaaaaaaaaagagggagaaaataaaggaatgaagGAGAAGCCAGCACAGCCTCAGGGTCCCCGTGTTAGTCCCCATGGGCCTGTGATCTCCAAGCCAGATGATTGTTGCACCTAAAATTTCCCTCTGGACCTCCTGTTTCTGCCCCAAGTGCTGTGAGTTCATTCATCTAGAATGTTCTGGCCACTGTGTTTTTAGCCTCGCAGTTCTGTTGCCCATGGCAAGAGGCGCTTTGCGTCAGTCACTCAGGGGCAGCTCATTTCTCCCCAAAGCCTCTGATCATGTTTTgtccatttgtttgcttttttcaaaGCTAAATTACCCAGGAAACTAGTTTCCCAGGTCAAGATAATCAGCTCCAAATACCAGCAGAGCTGCTCCTATTTGATACTGCTGGTTCTGTGACTGTTAATGATGGTAATCACCAGTCACAGTTACCGAGCAGTTGCTATGTCACAGGTCATGCTAGAAGCTCAAAATACTGTAATGAATATGCTTTATTCATCACAACCTCTGAACTAGATTCACATTTTACAGACGAGCAATCTAAGAGAAGCCATCAGCTAACAAGACCCAAAGCCACATAACCTCTGGATTTCCAGGTTTAGTAGTAGAATGTTATCACAAAATGAGGTGCAGGTACTAAGAGTGGGTTGCTGCTTTTTCCGACACATCAGATGATCCCTCTTCTGGCTGCCACCCTCTCACTTTGGTTAAGAGTGCACCATCTTCaagctttttagtttctttttaattctgtgtATTTGAGAGAATTCAGTTCTTCTCTGCTGAATTGCCCTTGAGCTAAAATTCTAGAGACAGCCATAGTCAACCTGTGTATGTTCACAGATAGGTATCACCCAGCCCAGTCCTCTGCCCCTACTCTCTCATATGAAAGACAGAGGTTTCATTTCTGACTGCAGCAGCATAGTAAAAAAACCAGTTGATCAGATTTTAACCTGAATTGGATACTAAGCCAGACTGGTTCCTCATGAGCTTatttctctcctccctgcctccctccgaCCTCCTATTCTCATGCCCTTGCTCCTAGAGAAGGTGAGCTGCAGAAAGGTGCCCAGCAGTGAGTGATCCTCCGTGCTTGATTTTCTTATCTAAAGATGACAGTAAACTACAGTACTCAGGAAGAGGAATGAGTTCCTTCCCATTTGGCTGGAAATGTTTTCCCAGAAAAATGGGGAATGAAAGGGACGAGACAGGGGTGCTCAGATCCCTCCAGGAAGAGAGTCTTCTGCAGAGGAGCCTGAGTACCTACGCTCCCTCCGTGGGTCTCCTCCTCATACACACCTGTCCAGTACCTGCCACGACTCCACAAATATACTTCCGACCACAATGAAAAGAGCTTAATTCATTACTTGTGCTACAGAGGCAATAGCCCTTGTAAACCCTTCCATCCGAAGTGACTGGGAATCCTGTTTCCTGTCATGAATCTCTCACATCTGCGCTGGCTATCTTTGCAGACTGAGTTTGCTAcagcagacattttaaaaagctttctgtCAAGATGTGGCATTCACAGTTTTTAGGATTAGATGTCTccctgtatttgtttttcttcttcttctgtctcTCAATCCCCCCTATTTTTAGCTACTCATATTACCATTGCCTGGCTCTCCTCCAAGCAGAGTGTGAAAGGAAAAGCCATTTCCATTCCCAAGAAGAGCCGTGTATGTCCCTTACCTGATGCTCGCAGTGATCCGGTTATTAGGCACCCCTCAGAGGCAGAGTGGATCAGAGCCCAAGGATgctgccttctcccctcctctgctTTGGGCTCTCTGGGCTCTCCTTGATGTCTCTCTCACCGCTGTCTGAGTAATTGCACTGTCGCCCCCAACGCTCACATTATTCATTTCTTCAGATCAGCATCATTCACCATGGCAACCAGCAGGCATCTGTACGCACGATGTTTCAGTCTGGAAAGGCTTTTGCTCATTGAGAGGAGCTCTGATTCCTTCAGCCCCAAAAAAGGCAAACAGTCCTCTCCATGTTGATCCTCAGAATGAAACTAATTCCTCAAAGGCCCCTAAATTGTCTCTCTAATAAGCTagttatcatttttttccctcatccAGACCTTCTTTGGACAATGGTTTCAAAGGTGAAGATGCCATTCTCTGTTTTCCCACAAGTAAAGATATAATTGCCTCCTCATCCCCTCCCAACCCAGCCCACTGCCACTCCACCTCTGTGTCCTCTTACTTCTTTATTCTTGTCTCCTGGGGCATTACCTAGTTGTATGACATTGGTCAAGATGTGTTTATTCTCTGGGCCTTAGTTCCATCATCTATAAGGCTAATGGCTTGGGCTGGATCCAGATGTCAGATAGAAAACATGAGTACCACCCCGCCCCAGTCCTGAGCCCACATGAGGCATGCTTGCTAAACCATCAGGACACTTGTCTGAATTGGTTTGagtgttccccacccccaccctaccaAATTCAGGtccacccagaacctcagaatgtgacctttgTTGGAAGTTGAGACTTTGTGGATTTAATTAGTTAAGGACCTAGAAATGTTATCATTCTGGATTTAGGGTGATTCCAGTGAttggtgtctttataagagaaaggaaagggggaGTTATACACAGATGCGAAGGGTAGAAGCCCATTGAAGTGATGCTGCCATAAGCCAAGGACTTCCAGAAGCCAGGAGGAACTGGAAGATGCAAGGAAGGGTTCTCCTCTGGAGCTTTcagagggagcacagccctgttggcaccttgatttcaggcctctggaactgtgagagaTTAAATTCCTAATGTTTGAAGCCATCGTGTTTCTGGTAATTTGCTACAGCAGCTCTTGCTCAGATGGATCTAGGCCTGAATCATATAACACAATAATAAAACACAAGCTAGGTGTTTTTAAGAagtcatcttttttcttcttggtttttGGCCAAAGTATCCAAGTGAACCCACGAAAGTCTCCTTTTGATTCACATCAGTGATAATCAAAGAGTTATAAAAGCTGCCCAGTGAGTCACAGACCCTGCCCAGGCCAAGGGTCTCTGTGAGACGTCGGGTGTCGGGATGCCAGGTGTCCATCAGTTAGACACTTGCTCTGTGTTTCCTGTGACATTCGGTGTTCCCAGGGGTCTGGCTGGAATCTGCTGTGATGTGTGCTAATGGTGAGTCCCTGCAGAGCCTCACAGCGTCCTTCTCAGAAAGGCCAGTGCAGTAGTGTGCAGATGCCTTTTGAAAAGGTTATTTTGAGGAGAATAAAAATACCAGAGTTAGGGGACCTGTGGAGTGACAAGATGAAGCTCAAGCCTTTGCCACCAAAAACGAGAATTGATTTTTAATGCTCCTgga includes:
- the FNDC9 gene encoding fibronectin type III domain-containing protein 9, which gives rise to MNIEVGNVSRTGAVISWSSSEPCLEDYYHITYRPNGNSIFSGYLRSSFHHEEKVPRTISSAVLEHLTPSTLYFLCISCKKILFPYRHYCTMFHTLDKTPLAAGSSLVDPQISLWVLMAILLACFTAVLAFICLQFWCIRCHEPRWSYRAGHMEEANGLVRWPEEAPGLGQGEEGLQGLPLVELPRKNSGEDAGPDAEAAAVEAGRHAPDVGALQREGGGQAALPRFG